In Halobacterium sp. R2-5, the following are encoded in one genomic region:
- a CDS encoding helix-turn-helix domain-containing protein — protein MPDRDEETGRYTGEYSTEDFLNAINLEGGMAGTGEIADQVGCAHDTAYKRLQRMEKDGLVASQRVGNTLIWTVEDRN, from the coding sequence ATGCCCGACCGGGACGAAGAGACAGGAAGATACACTGGCGAATACTCCACCGAGGATTTCCTTAACGCGATTAATTTAGAGGGGGGGATGGCCGGTACGGGCGAGATCGCAGATCAAGTTGGTTGTGCTCATGACACCGCTTACAAGCGACTACAGAGGATGGAAAAAGACGGATTAGTTGCTTCTCAGAGGGTTGGAAACACACTGATATGGACAGTTGAAGATCGCAATTAA
- a CDS encoding DUF6339 family protein codes for MTDIPRLTDAGRDMVEEHDEFTSREEVLSLRDDLEGYVEYDSVPEASIDLVALEEVIERATTIFDPDIDTQRSAMDSVLSPLVHQYYEIPPRVAGQIGVWQYLALIEFPDYVVTRWLGHGDLKEKLLGEQGDLYSNQMARLWWGAHLTYNREAEHYYGTHKMFNKQRIANYVLDSEFNRCRAAVLAFVSKLHSESGTTISDVGRRFNQSLSTYQMDSRSRQNFEDQLDRILDYVSE; via the coding sequence ATGACTGATATTCCACGACTCACCGATGCTGGCCGGGATATGGTAGAGGAGCACGATGAGTTCACCTCCCGGGAGGAGGTACTCTCGCTGAGGGATGACTTAGAGGGGTATGTTGAATACGACTCGGTCCCCGAGGCTAGTATTGATTTAGTTGCGCTGGAGGAGGTAATTGAACGCGCCACGACCATCTTTGATCCAGATATCGATACACAGCGGTCGGCGATGGATTCGGTACTTTCCCCACTCGTTCATCAGTATTACGAGATTCCCCCACGTGTCGCGGGTCAAATCGGCGTCTGGCAATACCTCGCACTCATCGAATTCCCGGACTATGTTGTGACCCGTTGGCTCGGACACGGTGATCTGAAAGAGAAGCTCCTTGGGGAACAGGGCGACCTCTATTCGAACCAAATGGCTCGTCTGTGGTGGGGTGCCCACCTAACCTACAACCGGGAGGCAGAGCATTACTACGGCACCCATAAAATGTTTAATAAACAACGGATTGCTAATTATGTACTGGACAGCGAATTCAACCGTTGTCGGGCCGCTGTGCTCGCCTTCGTCAGCAAGCTTCACTCGGAATCTGGAACAACCATTAGCGATGTTGGACGGAGGTTTAACCAATCGCTCTCAACGTACCAAATGGACTCTCGAAGTCGCCAGAATTTCGAAGACCAACTGGACAGAATTCTTGATTACGTCTCCGAATAG
- a CDS encoding DUF6339 family protein has protein sequence MTETELHRLTEDGRRLVGQSFMKGEATLTDEQLDEYIEPIPGHPTADLDRIDSSVQQVVQEYPEYDTAIDGALAEEIHRGLDITRRTAGDPGLWHWLAVVRYPELIRHRWEYRSEEAMREKFLGAGSDLYSNAIHRLWWIAELTSRDDDYSTTDAVFANQTMVNKVFDRWFARYRPAVRAMCDELADEPSRVIDETTRRFNHALTNVQLEGLSENEAREMIRQIVAESR, from the coding sequence GTGACCGAGACAGAATTACACCGACTGACCGAAGACGGACGCCGCCTCGTTGGTCAGTCGTTCATGAAAGGCGAGGCGACGCTCACCGACGAACAGCTGGACGAGTACATAGAACCCATACCGGGCCACCCAACTGCCGACCTTGATAGGATTGATTCGTCGGTACAGCAGGTAGTTCAGGAGTACCCGGAGTACGACACAGCTATTGATGGCGCACTCGCTGAAGAGATTCACCGGGGCCTCGACATTACGAGACGAACTGCTGGAGATCCGGGCCTCTGGCACTGGCTAGCAGTCGTCCGGTATCCAGAGCTCATCCGGCACCGCTGGGAGTACCGCTCTGAGGAAGCGATGAGGGAGAAGTTCCTCGGGGCAGGTTCCGATTTGTACTCGAACGCCATCCACCGTCTCTGGTGGATTGCGGAGCTAACTTCCCGTGACGACGATTATTCGACGACTGACGCGGTCTTCGCCAATCAGACGATGGTCAACAAGGTGTTTGACCGCTGGTTCGCGCGCTACCGACCCGCTGTCCGAGCTATGTGCGACGAACTCGCAGATGAACCATCCCGTGTCATTGACGAGACGACGCGACGATTCAACCATGCACTGACGAACGTACAGCTTGAAGGCCTGTCCGAGAACGAGGCACGTGAGATGATTCGGCAGATCGTCGCTGAGTCTCGATAA
- a CDS encoding DUF6339 family protein, translated as MIDNRFLAGDREFTEDDLRPYLQPLGRSIDLSPVDERIEEIRAGDDIDAQDSLIDAELAPTLHRTLDLTRNEAADAGLWHYLCVVRFPEFVHYRWDHVFDPESPGNMEEKFLKAGTDAYSNALHRIWWGAELTYEEGESGDVEDRDYSRTKQVLGFQELANDILDHDFARYIPVTHACGDLLCHDILNEIKEEGTYDDPPSNSNIVSRTTTLLREELTVRRVEMMEEDDIVETVEDLRDDVMRKEAGWA; from the coding sequence ATGATTGATAATCGGTTTCTCGCAGGTGACCGTGAGTTCACGGAGGACGATCTTCGTCCATACTTACAACCACTGGGTCGTTCCATAGACCTAAGCCCGGTTGACGAGCGGATTGAGGAGATTCGTGCCGGCGACGACATTGACGCTCAAGACTCGCTTATTGACGCCGAGTTAGCGCCGACACTCCATCGCACTCTTGATCTCACACGCAATGAAGCGGCAGACGCCGGATTGTGGCACTACCTCTGTGTCGTTCGATTCCCTGAGTTCGTTCACTACCGGTGGGACCACGTCTTTGACCCGGAGAGTCCCGGTAACATGGAGGAGAAATTCTTGAAGGCCGGCACTGACGCCTACTCCAACGCACTGCACCGGATCTGGTGGGGAGCTGAGCTCACATACGAGGAAGGTGAATCGGGAGATGTTGAAGATCGAGACTACAGCAGAACGAAGCAGGTCCTCGGTTTCCAGGAACTCGCCAACGACATCCTTGACCACGACTTCGCACGGTACATCCCCGTTACGCACGCCTGCGGTGACCTCCTCTGTCACGACATACTGAACGAGATTAAGGAGGAGGGTACGTACGACGATCCACCGTCCAACAGTAACATCGTGAGCCGGACGACGACGCTGCTCAGGGAGGAACTGACGGTTCGACGGGTAGAGATGATGGAAGAAGACGACATCGTAGAGACGGTAGAGGACCTCCGTGACGACGTGATGCGTAAGGAGGCCGGCTGGGCGTAA
- a CDS encoding KTSC domain-containing protein: MNRVPVSSSNLSSVGYDESNQVLEIEFNGGRVYQYFDVPERIHQGLMNATSHGKYFHRNIEDNYRYDQIK, translated from the coding sequence ATGAATCGAGTACCCGTCTCCTCAAGCAATCTCAGCAGTGTAGGGTATGATGAGTCGAATCAGGTTCTGGAGATTGAGTTCAACGGTGGAAGAGTCTACCAGTATTTCGACGTTCCCGAACGAATTCACCAGGGGCTTATGAATGCCACGTCGCACGGGAAATACTTCCATCGGAATATTGAAGACAACTATCGCTACGATCAGATCAAATAA
- a CDS encoding ATP-dependent endonuclease, whose protein sequence is MRINSVRVQNFRSLRDAQIDFNELTALIGSNGAGKSSFLRSLDLFYTANASYSEDDFYNRNTDEEISVQVEFTGLGEDAKEKFSPYIGGETLTVEKVMEYPDNRGNQRYHGNRLYNPDFDGFRNAGGHDLRREYEALFDRGYSELPEYQNQEEAESVLREWEEEHPAQCERRRDDGQFFGFNSVGQAALEEYTRYILIPAVRDAGEDADDKRGSPLTELMDLVVRAALSERDELEEFQQAAQRRYAELIEAASEAELSQLESDLSSTLETFAPGVGVDLSWDTEDVIDIQMPQADIKLEVDDFVSNVEHAGHGSQRAFIISLLQNLAVHSEDMNSADEDEMDHDPSLILGIEEPELYQHPNRQRHLMSILSSFDDQGIAGTASSVQVVYSTHSPLMVSMKRFDDIRSLSKIEAAEDRPKHTQVKQSSLETVARQMETVFDADAGTFTGESTRARLEPVMTPWVNEGFFADVVLLVEGLEDRSALLGRASARDIDLSSQGIAVLPCNGKTKIGRPAIIFEQLGRSVYIMFDSDHDDESEAIINKRLLRLVDSEEEDWPSGVYDRHACFQENLPECIRTSLGPDFYDEALRNACDKYGYNKQSRGAKNPTVMTSVFETAREDDRDVSKIDEIIDQVLTLV, encoded by the coding sequence ATGCGCATCAACTCAGTGCGTGTCCAAAATTTTCGAAGTCTTCGAGATGCGCAGATCGATTTCAATGAGCTGACTGCCCTGATAGGGTCGAACGGCGCTGGAAAATCATCGTTTCTTAGATCATTAGACCTCTTTTATACAGCAAACGCTTCGTATTCCGAAGATGACTTCTACAATCGCAACACCGATGAAGAAATCAGTGTTCAGGTAGAATTCACGGGTTTGGGGGAAGACGCTAAAGAAAAATTCAGCCCATATATTGGCGGAGAAACATTAACGGTTGAGAAAGTGATGGAATATCCAGATAATCGTGGTAATCAAAGATACCACGGGAACCGCCTGTATAACCCTGATTTTGATGGGTTTCGTAATGCAGGCGGCCACGATCTCCGCCGAGAATATGAGGCGCTATTTGACAGGGGCTACAGCGAATTGCCGGAGTACCAAAATCAAGAGGAAGCGGAGTCAGTATTACGAGAGTGGGAAGAGGAACACCCCGCCCAGTGTGAGCGTAGACGGGATGACGGCCAATTCTTTGGCTTTAATTCGGTCGGTCAAGCCGCTCTTGAGGAGTATACGCGTTACATTTTGATTCCAGCAGTCCGTGATGCAGGTGAAGATGCCGATGATAAACGAGGGAGTCCCCTGACGGAATTGATGGACTTAGTCGTTCGTGCAGCACTCTCGGAACGGGATGAACTAGAAGAATTTCAACAAGCAGCTCAACGGCGCTATGCAGAGCTAATTGAGGCTGCATCAGAAGCAGAGCTCAGTCAATTAGAATCCGACCTGTCCTCCACGCTTGAAACATTCGCACCCGGCGTTGGTGTAGACCTTTCTTGGGATACCGAGGATGTCATCGATATTCAGATGCCTCAGGCAGATATCAAATTGGAAGTAGATGATTTTGTTTCAAATGTGGAACACGCAGGTCACGGCTCTCAACGTGCCTTCATCATCTCTCTCCTACAAAATTTAGCAGTCCATAGTGAGGATATGAACTCGGCCGATGAAGATGAGATGGACCACGATCCGAGCCTTATCCTAGGTATCGAAGAGCCTGAGCTATACCAACATCCGAATCGCCAGCGTCACCTTATGTCCATTCTGTCTTCGTTCGATGATCAAGGTATCGCAGGCACAGCTAGTAGCGTTCAGGTTGTATATTCCACTCATTCCCCTCTGATGGTGAGTATGAAACGATTTGACGACATTCGCAGCTTGTCGAAAATAGAAGCTGCAGAAGATCGTCCCAAGCACACCCAGGTTAAACAGAGCTCATTAGAGACGGTCGCTCGACAGATGGAGACTGTCTTTGACGCAGATGCAGGAACTTTCACCGGTGAGTCGACACGCGCTCGATTGGAGCCTGTGATGACTCCTTGGGTCAATGAGGGGTTCTTTGCGGACGTTGTTCTATTGGTAGAGGGACTTGAAGACCGATCTGCTCTTCTGGGGCGTGCAAGCGCTAGAGATATCGATCTTAGCTCTCAAGGTATTGCAGTCCTCCCCTGTAACGGGAAAACTAAAATCGGTCGCCCTGCAATAATTTTCGAACAATTAGGAAGGTCAGTCTACATAATGTTTGACTCAGACCACGATGACGAGTCAGAGGCAATCATCAATAAACGATTACTCCGCCTTGTTGACTCTGAAGAAGAAGACTGGCCTTCGGGAGTCTATGATCGCCACGCGTGTTTCCAAGAAAATCTACCCGAGTGTATCCGAACCTCTCTTGGACCTGACTTTTATGATGAGGCACTCCGGAACGCCTGCGACAAATACGGATACAACAAACAGTCACGGGGGGCAAAGAACCCGACAGTCATGACTAGTGTATTCGAGACTGCAAGGGAAGATGACCGAGATGTCTCGAAAATCGACGAAATCATTGATCAAGTCCTCACGCTGGTGTAA
- a CDS encoding DNA cytosine methyltransferase: MKVAAVDLFCGAGGLSYGLQESGISVVAGIDHDPDCKYPYEQNIDGEYVRADISSLAQDPEPIAQMYPWDADLKVLAACAPCQPYSTMGHSKGKGHEDHQKWGLLNEVSRIAKYVEPDVVVTENVLQVKQEDGVYDSFVNSLESQGYHVNSDENKNVYCPEYGIPQKRKRWVVMASKQSPLSLPEPPIQNEDNYPTVKDTIDHLPPIEAGEVSEVNDLHRARSLSEKNLERIDNMEPGGDWTLWEEEDLNHLLADCHRKASGRSYKAPYSRMRPDEPSPTITTQFYNYGSGRFGHYDVDQNRALSLLEGALLQTFPEDYDFYEEWEDVGVSNLGRLIGNAVPPKLGEYMGQAILSHVGAAAPSVESTVADD; the protein is encoded by the coding sequence ATGAAGGTAGCCGCAGTGGATCTGTTCTGCGGGGCCGGTGGGCTCAGTTATGGGCTCCAGGAGTCCGGTATCTCGGTCGTTGCAGGGATTGACCACGACCCAGACTGTAAGTACCCGTACGAACAGAATATCGACGGTGAATACGTCAGAGCAGACATCAGTTCGCTAGCACAGGATCCCGAACCAATCGCACAGATGTACCCGTGGGATGCGGATCTGAAGGTCCTCGCGGCGTGTGCGCCTTGTCAACCGTACTCAACGATGGGGCACTCAAAGGGGAAAGGCCACGAGGATCATCAAAAGTGGGGGCTGCTGAACGAGGTATCCCGGATCGCAAAGTACGTTGAACCGGATGTAGTGGTCACCGAGAACGTACTCCAGGTAAAACAAGAAGACGGTGTCTACGATTCGTTCGTCAATAGCCTGGAATCCCAAGGCTACCACGTCAACAGTGACGAAAACAAGAATGTCTACTGTCCCGAATACGGAATCCCCCAGAAGCGGAAGCGGTGGGTGGTCATGGCGTCCAAACAGAGCCCCCTCTCTTTACCCGAACCCCCCATTCAGAACGAAGACAACTACCCCACGGTCAAAGACACAATTGATCACTTGCCACCAATCGAAGCAGGCGAAGTCAGTGAGGTGAACGACTTGCATAGGGCACGCTCACTCTCGGAAAAGAATCTGGAGCGTATCGATAATATGGAACCAGGCGGAGATTGGACTCTCTGGGAGGAGGAGGACCTCAACCACCTCCTCGCGGACTGTCACCGGAAGGCGAGTGGACGCTCGTACAAAGCTCCCTACAGCCGGATGCGGCCCGACGAACCCTCCCCGACGATCACGACACAGTTCTATAACTACGGCAGTGGCCGCTTCGGACATTACGATGTAGACCAGAATAGAGCTCTCTCGCTCCTCGAGGGAGCACTGCTTCAGACATTCCCGGAAGACTACGACTTCTACGAGGAGTGGGAGGACGTCGGCGTGTCGAATCTTGGCCGGTTGATCGGTAACGCAGTCCCCCCAAAGCTAGGTGAGTACATGGGGCAAGCAATCCTCTCCCACGTCGGTGCAGCAGCACCGTCTGTTGAGTCCACCGTCGCCGACGACTGA